In one Saccharibacillus brassicae genomic region, the following are encoded:
- the coaBC gene encoding bifunctional phosphopantothenoylcysteine decarboxylase/phosphopantothenate--cysteine ligase CoaBC, which translates to MLKGKKILLGVTGGIAAYKAATLCSQLVKAGADVQVIMTASAQAFIPALTLQVLTRNPVHTDTFEEINPKVVNHIDLADWADLVLIAPATANSIGKLAHGLADDMLSTTLLAVTAPVMVAPAMNVHMYTHPAVMHNLQTLADRGVLMIEPGSGMLACGYVGKGRMEEPETIVDVLRHFFAEREHPASAGSEAQAIVGGVSDEPAFLDPGPESFPTSLDERAAGRGETLFATAGGVSELGLAGGEAALPAFAAPEEAAASKPGNGSLPLAGKKVVVTAGGTIERIDPVRYITNDSSGKMGAALAQAARDLGADVKLIAGKVQIPLPPGMDIIRIESAEDMYEACLNEWADTDMLIMAAAIADYRPKSSSPRKIKKGGEHMALELVKTVDVLQTLGSQKEHQFLVGFAAETNDIDVYAAEKLQRKNCDLLVANDVTQAGAGFGTDTNIVRLFGREGKIADLPKQSKADTARDILLEASRRMAEGAKR; encoded by the coding sequence ATGTTGAAAGGGAAAAAAATTCTGCTTGGCGTAACCGGAGGCATCGCCGCTTACAAAGCCGCGACGCTGTGCAGTCAGCTGGTCAAAGCGGGCGCGGACGTTCAGGTGATCATGACCGCGTCGGCGCAGGCGTTTATTCCGGCGCTTACGCTGCAGGTGCTGACCCGCAATCCGGTGCATACGGACACTTTCGAAGAAATCAACCCGAAAGTCGTCAATCATATCGATCTGGCCGACTGGGCCGATCTGGTACTGATCGCGCCGGCGACGGCCAACAGCATCGGCAAGCTGGCCCACGGGCTGGCCGACGACATGCTGTCCACGACGCTGCTCGCGGTCACCGCTCCGGTCATGGTCGCTCCGGCGATGAACGTGCATATGTACACGCATCCGGCCGTCATGCATAATCTGCAGACGCTCGCGGATCGCGGCGTTCTGATGATCGAACCCGGCAGCGGCATGCTCGCCTGCGGATACGTGGGCAAAGGGCGGATGGAAGAGCCGGAGACGATCGTCGACGTGCTGCGGCACTTTTTCGCCGAGCGCGAACATCCGGCTTCTGCCGGCAGCGAGGCGCAGGCGATTGTCGGCGGCGTTTCGGACGAGCCCGCCTTTCTCGATCCGGGTCCGGAATCGTTCCCGACCTCGCTGGATGAACGCGCGGCCGGCCGGGGCGAAACGCTGTTCGCTACGGCGGGCGGCGTCTCCGAGCTTGGTCTGGCCGGCGGGGAAGCGGCTCTGCCCGCATTCGCCGCGCCGGAAGAAGCAGCGGCTTCGAAGCCTGGCAACGGAAGTCTTCCGTTAGCGGGCAAAAAAGTCGTCGTCACGGCGGGCGGCACGATCGAACGTATCGATCCGGTCCGCTACATCACGAACGATTCGTCCGGCAAAATGGGCGCGGCGCTGGCGCAGGCCGCGCGCGACCTCGGCGCCGACGTGAAGCTGATCGCGGGCAAAGTGCAAATTCCGCTTCCGCCCGGCATGGACATTATCCGGATCGAGTCGGCCGAAGACATGTACGAAGCGTGTCTGAACGAGTGGGCCGATACCGATATGCTGATCATGGCGGCCGCGATCGCGGATTACCGCCCGAAATCGAGTTCGCCGCGCAAAATCAAAAAAGGCGGCGAGCATATGGCGCTTGAACTGGTTAAAACGGTGGATGTGCTGCAAACGCTCGGTTCGCAAAAAGAACATCAATTTCTGGTCGGCTTCGCGGCGGAGACGAACGATATCGACGTCTACGCCGCCGAAAAGCTTCAGCGCAAAAACTGCGACCTGCTCGTGGCGAACGACGTTACGCAGGCGGGCGCGGGCTTCGGAACCGACACGAACATCGTGCGGCTGTTCGGACGGGAAGGCAAGATCGCCGATCTGCCGAAACAGTCCAAAGCCGACACGGCGCGCGACATTCTGCTTGAAGCTTCGCGGCGCATGGCGGAGGGAGCGAAGCGATGA
- the gmk gene encoding guanylate kinase, with translation MSKGLLIVLSGPSGVGKGTVCSALRKRLPGLVYSVSATTRSPRSGEQHGVNYFFKSQEEFRDMIANDQLLEYAQYVENFYGTPRDFVEQTIEAGNDIILEIEVQGALKVKQTFPDGVFIFLTPPSLKELKDRIVGRGTETESVIHDRLSIAEEEIALMRHYDYAVVNDEVDRACMRIESIIVAEHCRIAK, from the coding sequence ATGTCTAAAGGGTTATTGATTGTATTGTCCGGACCATCGGGAGTCGGAAAAGGAACCGTATGCAGCGCGCTGCGCAAAAGATTGCCGGGACTCGTGTATTCGGTGTCGGCGACGACCCGTTCGCCCCGTTCGGGCGAGCAGCACGGCGTCAATTATTTTTTCAAAAGCCAGGAAGAGTTCCGTGACATGATCGCAAACGACCAACTGCTCGAATACGCGCAGTACGTCGAGAACTTTTACGGAACGCCGCGCGATTTCGTCGAACAGACGATCGAAGCGGGGAACGACATTATTTTGGAGATCGAAGTGCAGGGAGCGCTCAAGGTGAAGCAGACGTTCCCGGACGGCGTATTCATTTTCCTCACTCCGCCTTCGCTCAAGGAACTGAAAGATCGCATCGTCGGACGCGGAACGGAGACGGAATCGGTTATTCACGATCGCTTGTCGATTGCCGAAGAAGAGATAGCGCTTATGCGCCATTACGATTACGCCGTCGTGAACGACGAAGTGGACCGGGCCTGCATGCGGATCGAATCGATCATCGTGGCGGAACACTGCCGCATCGCGAAGTAG
- the remA gene encoding extracellular matrix/biofilm regulator RemA: MAIKLINIGFGNIVSANRIISIVSPESAPIKRIIQEARDRHMLIDATYGRRTRAVIITDSDHVILSAVQPETVAHRLSTKDDDNDE; the protein is encoded by the coding sequence ATGGCAATCAAGCTCATCAATATCGGCTTCGGGAACATTGTATCGGCTAACCGAATCATTTCCATCGTAAGCCCGGAATCCGCTCCGATCAAGCGGATCATTCAGGAAGCGCGGGACAGGCATATGCTGATCGACGCGACGTACGGACGCCGAACGCGTGCCGTCATCATTACCGACAGCGATCATGTCATTTTGTCCGCGGTACAACCGGAGACGGTCGCGCACCGCCTGTCCACCAAAGACGACGATAACGACGAATAA
- the priA gene encoding primosomal protein N', with protein MNFARVIVDVPVRAVSRPFDYRIPPEMQDWIAVGSRVGVPFGGRTVQGFVVGLTDESEYKHGRIKAIRDLLDLVPPLPPDLVELGGWIAEKYACHETTALQAMIPSALKGKAERFIHAANTEQTEGESQEIGRLLENLPEETDELSLFGGPSSADVPSAQEILDYVRSRGQVKAEQLRQSFPGREKTVQALIRGGLLFESQEIRDRMGRKTVKTVVLNVDAQQAAEQLEQFPARAKKQKEVFAFLMQLGVPMALKEVMSVLGVTSSAVKSLEEKGLVRFEDVEVFRDPYAGRSFKPSEAPKLTGEQQQVYDAVVGRLNEHREGVFLLHGITGSGKTEVYLQSIERCIEQGRQAIVLVPEISLTPQMVERFKSRFGAKVAVMHSRLSGGERYDEWRKIREGRVQVAIGARSAIFAPFKDIGLIVMDEEHESSYKQEESPKYHARNVAVKRAEQHDAVVILGSATPSLETYHAARSQSDPHFSPVLTEISLRALGSELPGVTIVDMREELKEGNRSMFSRDLHKAIEQRLERGEQTVLLLNRRGYSTFVMCRTCGYVAECPNCDISLTFHQRSNNLRCHYCGHAETVPETCPECGSEHIRYFGTGTQRVEEELAKLFPAIRVVRMDVDTTSEKGSHEKLLQQFRDKKADVLLGTQMVAKGLDFPDVTLVGVIAADSALNLPDFRAAEKTFQLLTQVAGRAGRHHLPGEVFIQSYNPDHYSVLHASKHDYHSFVREELGHRRKLGYPPYCRLILVTFSHEQLPVVVRMAENYAALVKEKARARGWLARMDKLVPNVLDLLGPIASPIPRIKNRYRFQCMIKWRGEMDAALLAREIADELEDTAKEQDLLISIDVDPQVMM; from the coding sequence ATGAATTTTGCACGGGTTATTGTGGACGTGCCGGTACGGGCGGTCAGCCGGCCGTTCGACTACCGGATTCCGCCCGAGATGCAGGACTGGATCGCTGTCGGCAGCCGCGTCGGCGTGCCGTTCGGCGGACGTACCGTGCAGGGGTTCGTCGTCGGCCTGACGGACGAAAGCGAATATAAGCACGGACGGATCAAAGCGATTCGGGATCTGCTCGATCTCGTGCCTCCGCTGCCGCCGGATCTGGTCGAACTGGGCGGCTGGATCGCCGAGAAATACGCCTGCCACGAGACGACGGCGCTGCAGGCGATGATTCCTTCGGCGCTCAAAGGCAAAGCGGAGCGGTTCATCCATGCGGCGAATACGGAGCAGACCGAAGGCGAGAGCCAGGAAATCGGCCGGCTGCTGGAGAACCTGCCGGAAGAGACTGACGAATTGTCCCTGTTCGGCGGACCGTCCTCGGCCGACGTGCCTTCGGCGCAGGAGATTCTCGACTACGTCAGAAGCCGGGGACAGGTCAAAGCCGAACAGCTGCGCCAGAGCTTCCCCGGCCGGGAAAAAACGGTGCAGGCGCTGATCCGCGGCGGCCTGCTGTTCGAAAGCCAGGAGATCCGCGACCGGATGGGCCGCAAAACGGTCAAAACGGTCGTATTGAACGTCGACGCGCAGCAGGCGGCCGAGCAGCTCGAACAGTTCCCGGCCAGAGCCAAAAAGCAGAAGGAAGTGTTTGCTTTCCTGATGCAGCTCGGCGTGCCGATGGCGCTCAAGGAAGTGATGAGCGTGCTCGGCGTGACGTCGAGCGCGGTGAAGTCGCTTGAGGAAAAAGGGCTGGTGCGGTTCGAGGACGTGGAAGTGTTCCGCGATCCGTATGCGGGGCGCAGCTTCAAGCCGAGCGAAGCGCCCAAGCTGACCGGCGAACAGCAGCAGGTGTACGACGCCGTCGTCGGCCGGCTGAACGAGCACCGGGAAGGCGTATTCCTGCTGCACGGCATTACCGGCAGCGGCAAGACGGAAGTGTATCTGCAATCGATCGAACGCTGCATCGAGCAGGGCCGCCAGGCGATCGTGCTCGTGCCCGAAATTTCGCTGACGCCGCAGATGGTGGAACGGTTCAAAAGCCGCTTCGGAGCCAAAGTCGCCGTCATGCACAGCCGCCTGTCCGGCGGCGAACGCTACGACGAATGGCGCAAAATCCGCGAAGGCCGGGTCCAGGTAGCGATCGGCGCGCGGTCGGCCATTTTCGCCCCGTTCAAGGACATCGGGCTGATCGTTATGGACGAAGAACACGAATCGTCCTACAAGCAGGAAGAAAGCCCGAAATATCACGCCCGGAACGTCGCCGTCAAGCGGGCCGAGCAGCACGACGCCGTCGTCATTCTCGGTTCGGCCACGCCGTCGCTGGAGACGTATCACGCGGCGCGCTCGCAGAGCGACCCGCATTTCTCGCCGGTGCTGACCGAAATTTCGCTGCGCGCGCTCGGAAGCGAACTGCCGGGCGTCACCATCGTCGATATGCGCGAAGAGTTAAAAGAAGGCAACCGCTCGATGTTCAGCCGCGATCTGCACAAAGCGATCGAGCAGCGCCTGGAGCGCGGCGAGCAGACGGTGCTGCTGCTCAACCGGCGCGGCTATTCGACGTTCGTCATGTGCCGCACATGCGGCTACGTCGCGGAATGCCCGAACTGCGACATCTCGCTGACGTTTCATCAGCGCTCCAACAATTTGCGCTGCCATTACTGCGGCCATGCCGAGACGGTGCCGGAGACGTGCCCGGAATGCGGCAGCGAGCATATCCGCTATTTCGGCACCGGCACGCAGCGGGTCGAAGAAGAACTCGCCAAGCTGTTCCCGGCTATTCGGGTCGTGCGCATGGACGTCGACACGACGAGCGAAAAAGGCTCGCACGAAAAGCTGCTGCAGCAGTTCCGCGACAAAAAAGCGGACGTGCTGCTCGGCACGCAGATGGTCGCGAAAGGGCTCGACTTCCCCGACGTGACGCTGGTCGGGGTCATCGCGGCCGATTCGGCCTTGAACCTGCCCGATTTCCGGGCGGCCGAAAAAACGTTCCAACTGCTCACGCAGGTCGCCGGACGGGCAGGGCGGCATCATCTGCCCGGCGAAGTATTTATTCAATCGTACAACCCGGATCATTATTCGGTGCTGCACGCTTCGAAGCACGATTACCACTCGTTCGTGCGCGAGGAACTCGGGCATCGGCGCAAGCTCGGCTATCCGCCGTACTGCCGGCTCATTCTCGTGACGTTCTCGCATGAACAGCTGCCGGTCGTCGTGCGCATGGCGGAGAACTACGCCGCCCTGGTCAAAGAAAAAGCGCGCGCCCGCGGCTGGCTGGCCCGGATGGACAAGCTTGTGCCGAACGTGCTTGACCTGCTCGGACCGATCGCGTCGCCGATTCCCCGGATCAAAAATAGATACCGGTTTCAATGTATGATAAAATGGCGTGGAGAAATGGACGCCGCTCTGCTGGCGCGGGAAATCGCGGATGAACTGGAAGACACGGCGAAGGAGCAGGACCTGCTCATCAGCATCGACGTCGACCCTCAGGTCATGATGTGA
- a CDS encoding YicC/YloC family endoribonuclease: MSFSMTGYGQSAMQRGGYKIQFEVKSVNHRYCEVVLRMPREWNVFEDVLRRLVQQHVKRGRIDVYVTRESESQGNSMVLNRAAAESYIRAARELEQAYGIDGRIRAAELLALPDLMIPAESPLPETEDEDWERVLREGLGEALGQLLSMRSAEGGHLIRDCRLRLANLTAAREQLVRLAPTVVEDYRTKLRQRLAELGEGSFGLDEHRLGMEVALFADRCSIDEELARLGSHFDQCAELLGSGDAKGRKLDFLIQEMNREVNTIGSKANHLALGGHVVEMKAELEKMREQAANLE; this comes from the coding sequence ATGTCTTTCAGTATGACCGGCTATGGTCAATCCGCCATGCAGCGGGGCGGATACAAAATTCAATTTGAGGTCAAATCCGTCAATCATCGCTACTGCGAAGTTGTGCTGCGGATGCCGCGGGAATGGAACGTTTTTGAAGACGTTCTCCGGCGGCTCGTCCAGCAGCATGTGAAGCGCGGACGGATTGACGTGTACGTGACCAGGGAAAGCGAATCGCAGGGGAATTCGATGGTGCTGAACCGCGCGGCGGCGGAGTCCTATATCCGGGCCGCCCGCGAATTGGAACAGGCTTACGGAATCGACGGACGCATTCGGGCAGCCGAGCTGCTGGCGCTTCCGGACTTGATGATTCCCGCGGAATCGCCTCTTCCCGAGACCGAAGACGAAGATTGGGAGCGCGTGCTGCGGGAAGGGCTCGGCGAAGCGCTCGGCCAGCTGCTCTCGATGCGAAGCGCGGAAGGCGGCCATCTGATCCGCGACTGCCGGCTTCGGCTCGCCAACCTGACCGCGGCCCGGGAGCAGCTCGTTCGCCTGGCTCCGACGGTCGTCGAAGACTACCGGACGAAGCTGCGCCAGCGGCTTGCCGAGCTCGGCGAGGGCAGTTTCGGGCTCGACGAGCACCGGCTCGGCATGGAGGTGGCGCTGTTTGCCGACCGATGCAGCATCGACGAAGAACTGGCGAGGCTCGGCAGCCACTTCGACCAATGCGCCGAACTGCTCGGCAGCGGCGACGCCAAAGGGCGCAAACTGGACTTTCTGATCCAGGAAATGAATAGGGAAGTCAATACGATCGGCTCGAAGGCGAATCATCTGGCGCTCGGAGGCCATGTCGTCGAGATGAAGGCGGAGCTCGAGAAGATGCGCGAGCAGGCCGCCAATCTCGAATAA
- a CDS encoding ring-cleaving dioxygenase, which produces MQLLGQHHVSIMTGQAEKNFDFFTRVLGMRLVKKSVNQDNTTSYHLFYGDAVANPGTEVTYFDYPGIGPSYPGVSSISSTSLRVPTTASLKFWAERLDALGIHHAGLSARAGRDVLAFEDFEGTQLVLVADNGEAGVAPGEPWAAADIPLEHAIVGLGPVTLTVADPKPTALVLTQLMGFRRIGAYPSPAGDFAEIEVFATGEGGSGAEVHLEARPDLPKFRLGRGGVHHVAFRIPNEEEYAKWIDRLAASGLPNSGRVDRDYFRALYFREPNGILFELSTDTPGFDIDEPIESLGEKLGLPSFLEPRRAEIEAKLRPLAL; this is translated from the coding sequence ATGCAGCTTCTCGGACAGCACCACGTTTCGATCATGACCGGCCAGGCCGAAAAAAACTTCGATTTCTTCACCCGCGTGCTCGGCATGCGTTTGGTCAAAAAATCGGTGAACCAGGATAACACGACTTCCTACCATCTCTTCTACGGCGACGCGGTGGCCAATCCCGGCACCGAAGTCACCTACTTCGATTATCCGGGCATCGGCCCGTCCTATCCCGGCGTCTCCAGCATTTCGTCCACTTCGCTGCGCGTGCCGACGACCGCTTCGCTGAAGTTCTGGGCCGAACGGCTGGACGCGCTCGGCATCCACCATGCGGGCCTCTCCGCTCGCGCCGGACGCGACGTGCTGGCGTTCGAAGACTTCGAAGGCACGCAGCTGGTGCTTGTCGCCGATAACGGCGAAGCCGGCGTCGCGCCGGGCGAACCGTGGGCCGCGGCAGACATTCCGCTCGAACACGCAATCGTCGGCCTCGGCCCGGTGACGCTGACCGTCGCCGATCCGAAGCCGACCGCGCTCGTACTGACGCAGCTGATGGGCTTCCGCCGGATCGGCGCCTATCCTTCGCCGGCCGGCGACTTCGCCGAGATCGAAGTGTTCGCGACCGGCGAAGGCGGCTCCGGTGCCGAAGTGCATCTGGAAGCGCGGCCCGACCTGCCGAAGTTCCGGCTCGGCCGCGGCGGCGTGCACCATGTCGCGTTCCGCATCCCGAACGAAGAAGAATACGCCAAGTGGATCGACCGTCTGGCCGCGAGCGGCCTGCCGAACTCGGGCCGCGTCGACCGCGACTACTTCCGCGCCCTGTATTTCCGCGAGCCGAACGGCATCCTGTTCGAACTGTCGACGGATACGCCGGGATTCGATATCGACGAACCGATCGAATCGCTCGGCGAGAAGCTGGGCCTGCCTTCGTTCCTCGAACCGCGCCGCGCCGAGATCGAAGCGAAGCTTCGTCCGCTCGCGCTCTAA
- the rpoZ gene encoding DNA-directed RNA polymerase subunit omega — translation MLYPSIDKIMTKVDSKYSLVVAASRRARQLREGSESDMPNPRSHKQVGVALEEIYNDYLKIEARDENEVVEEQKGKRNL, via the coding sequence ATGTTATATCCTTCCATCGACAAAATCATGACCAAAGTAGACAGCAAGTATTCCCTGGTTGTAGCCGCAAGCAGACGGGCCAGACAGCTGCGCGAAGGTTCCGAATCGGACATGCCCAACCCAAGATCGCACAAGCAGGTCGGCGTCGCTCTCGAAGAGATCTACAACGATTACCTGAAGATCGAAGCGCGCGACGAGAACGAAGTGGTCGAAGAACAAAAAGGCAAACGGAACCTGTAA